A single window of Methanoregula sp. DNA harbors:
- a CDS encoding DNA-directed RNA polymerase subunit P: MVSSYKCARCKQKVEIDVNVRCPYCGHRILFKERGAAIKEIRAR, translated from the coding sequence ATGGTCAGCTCCTACAAGTGTGCACGGTGCAAACAGAAAGTCGAGATCGATGTCAATGTCCGGTGTCCCTATTGCGGCCACCGCATCCTTTTTAAGGAACGCGGTGCGGCGATAAAAGAGATCAGGGCGCGGTAA
- a CDS encoding Rpp14/Pop5 family protein translates to MTARPPTLREKRRYVLTRIEPAGTAPDPKEMYYSVYEAVTSLWGDAAGALIHVAVIAVEGDYVIVRCRRGAERELAIALSTVTSCGGKRVALRSVAASGTIESLRERISEFKDKAQVPGVPSECTIDGMAFSVCHCAGQKIDVIEKGFKNTTRFFLTREDLEDS, encoded by the coding sequence ATGACGGCCAGGCCCCCCACGCTCCGGGAAAAGCGCCGGTATGTGCTTACCCGAATCGAGCCTGCCGGTACCGCTCCCGATCCAAAGGAAATGTACTATTCGGTATACGAAGCTGTGACATCCCTCTGGGGCGATGCAGCCGGTGCGCTGATACATGTGGCAGTGATCGCGGTTGAGGGGGATTATGTAATCGTGCGCTGCCGGAGGGGAGCCGAACGAGAGCTTGCAATAGCCCTCTCCACTGTTACTTCCTGCGGGGGGAAACGGGTGGCACTGCGCTCAGTTGCCGCATCCGGGACAATCGAGAGCCTGCGTGAGCGGATTTCAGAATTTAAGGATAAAGCGCAGGTTCCAGGAGTGCCATCAGAATGCACGATCGACGGTATGGCCTTTTCGGTCTGCCATTGTGCAGGTCAGAAGATTGATGTGATTGAAAAGGGATTTAAAAATACAACACGATTCTTTTTGACAAGAGAGGATCTGGAGGATTCATAA
- a CDS encoding 2-isopropylmalate synthase: MREIVFFTDSNARGEVTVFDTTLRDGEQTPGIAFTFEQKLEIARQLSDIGVHAIEAGFPASSKAEKETVTAIKKLGLEANICGLSRMTKADVDACLDAGVDMVHVFIPTSDIQRVNTINKSREEVLAISDGIIRYVRDHVDQCMFSAMDATRTDWDYLMQVFQTAAAAGATIINVPDTVGVISPSGMKTLISRIAREVDCPIDVHCHNDFGLAVANTIAAVEAGASQVQVTVNGLGERAGNADLGQTVMIMESIYGIRTGIKKERLVETSRIVSRFSGITIPPTQPVVGENAFSHESGIHSHGVIKNAATFEPGIMTPEMVGHRRRLTLGKHVGRHAVRQMLTDAHICPTDAQLDTIVEKVKAVANRGKRVTDADLYEIAESTMGIELNHKVLALQDIAIMTGNHMIPTASVKATVNGKEHVFSSVGNGPVDAALNAIFGIVPARIQLKEFNIEAISGGSDAMCHVTIAVEDEHGKIYDASGSGDDIVLSSVEALVNAINLIYRK; this comes from the coding sequence TTGCGGGAGATTGTCTTCTTCACCGATAGCAATGCCCGTGGAGAAGTGACTGTTTTTGATACCACGCTCCGGGACGGAGAACAGACCCCGGGAATAGCATTCACCTTTGAACAGAAACTCGAGATCGCACGCCAGCTCTCCGACATCGGCGTCCATGCCATTGAAGCGGGGTTCCCCGCATCCAGCAAAGCCGAGAAGGAGACGGTCACTGCAATCAAAAAGCTCGGTCTTGAGGCGAATATCTGCGGGCTTTCCCGCATGACAAAAGCAGACGTCGACGCCTGCCTTGACGCTGGTGTCGATATGGTGCACGTCTTCATCCCGACATCTGACATCCAGCGGGTAAACACGATCAACAAGAGCCGTGAGGAGGTGCTTGCCATCTCCGACGGGATCATCCGTTACGTCCGCGACCATGTGGACCAGTGTATGTTCTCGGCAATGGATGCGACCCGGACCGACTGGGACTACTTAATGCAGGTGTTCCAGACCGCCGCAGCTGCCGGGGCGACAATCATAAATGTGCCTGACACCGTTGGGGTTATTTCCCCGTCCGGCATGAAGACGCTCATCTCGCGGATCGCACGGGAGGTAGACTGCCCCATCGATGTGCACTGCCATAACGATTTCGGTCTGGCGGTGGCCAACACCATCGCTGCAGTGGAAGCCGGTGCATCGCAGGTGCAGGTGACTGTCAATGGGCTTGGGGAACGGGCGGGGAACGCAGACCTCGGGCAGACCGTGATGATCATGGAATCGATCTACGGAATACGCACCGGCATTAAAAAGGAACGGCTTGTCGAGACCTCCCGGATTGTTTCACGCTTCTCTGGGATCACGATCCCCCCCACCCAGCCGGTTGTCGGGGAGAATGCGTTCTCGCATGAGAGCGGGATCCATTCCCACGGGGTCATCAAGAACGCGGCTACGTTTGAACCCGGCATCATGACACCCGAGATGGTCGGGCACCGGCGGAGGCTCACGCTCGGCAAACATGTAGGCAGGCACGCAGTGCGCCAGATGCTCACAGATGCCCATATCTGTCCGACAGATGCCCAGCTCGATACGATTGTTGAGAAGGTAAAAGCGGTCGCAAACCGCGGGAAACGGGTGACCGACGCCGACCTCTATGAGATCGCGGAGAGCACGATGGGCATCGAACTGAACCATAAGGTGCTTGCTCTGCAGGACATCGCAATCATGACCGGGAACCATATGATCCCGACTGCAAGTGTCAAGGCGACCGTCAACGGTAAGGAGCATGTATTCTCAAGCGTGGGAAACGGCCCGGTCGATGCGGCGCTCAATGCAATCTTCGGGATCGTACCAGCCCGAATCCAGTTAAAAGAGTTTAACATCGAAGCTATCAGCGGGGGTTCGGATGCGATGTGCCACGTGACCATTGCTGTCGAGGACGAGCACGGGAAGATCTATGATGCAAGCGGGAGTGGGGACGATATCGTCCTTTCATCTGTCGAGGCGCTGGTCAACGCGATCAACCTGATCTACCGGAAATGA
- a CDS encoding KEOPS complex subunit Pcc1, which translates to MPHQAVFRFRTKNAQKIYRALLPEMPDEVNPRSVARCTLESDDMLVLSVTADDIPALRAALNMHLRLISVADEMQDLI; encoded by the coding sequence ATGCCCCATCAAGCAGTGTTCCGGTTCAGGACAAAAAACGCTCAAAAAATTTACCGGGCGCTTCTTCCCGAGATGCCTGACGAGGTGAACCCGCGGTCAGTGGCACGCTGCACGCTTGAAAGCGACGATATGCTGGTCCTTTCCGTGACCGCAGACGATATCCCGGCACTCCGCGCAGCGCTCAATATGCACCTCCGGCTCATCAGCGTGGCAGATGAAATGCAGGACCTTATCTGA
- a CDS encoding ribonuclease P, which translates to MMITDSCVYPRPLGDSSVRRMALVAHEFGFDSLVAVNTPPCKHFGVTVETGIVIGEMPAPEVTREVKRSRETGAIVSVMAGDNGRNRMVLGIRGVDILCGIHKTDRHAFDHVTARMAADNGVAVDISLEPVIHGRGMSRQKALDRYHDILLLHRRFEFPLVLSTHARSVLDMHPVREFSGLASVIGLDLSDVEQALSHTGQMRSLHSAVRVVT; encoded by the coding sequence ATGATGATCACCGACTCCTGTGTCTATCCCCGTCCGCTCGGAGATTCTTCGGTGAGGCGCATGGCTCTCGTTGCGCACGAGTTTGGTTTTGACAGCCTTGTTGCGGTCAATACCCCGCCGTGCAAACATTTCGGGGTTACCGTGGAGACCGGCATCGTAATCGGAGAGATGCCGGCACCAGAAGTTACCCGCGAGGTAAAGCGCTCCAGGGAGACGGGGGCCATTGTATCCGTGATGGCAGGCGACAACGGGAGGAACCGCATGGTGCTTGGCATACGGGGTGTTGACATCCTCTGCGGGATTCACAAAACCGACCGGCACGCGTTCGACCATGTGACCGCAAGGATGGCGGCGGATAACGGTGTTGCGGTCGACATCAGCCTTGAGCCGGTCATCCACGGGCGGGGGATGTCACGACAGAAGGCACTGGACCGGTACCATGATATCCTGCTGCTGCACCGGAGGTTCGAATTCCCGCTTGTGCTCTCGACCCATGCAAGATCGGTGCTGGACATGCACCCGGTGCGGGAGTTTTCCGGTCTTGCATCGGTCATCGGGCTTGACCTTTCCGATGTAGAACAGGCGCTGTCCCATACAGGACAGATGCGATCTTTGCATTCCGCTGTCAGGGTGGTTACATGA
- the moaC gene encoding cyclic pyranopterin monophosphate synthase MoaC, which translates to MVEFTHIKRDHAQMVDVTEKDDVVREAVASGRIYLRDETLRAIHEGKVVKGNVLATARVAATIAIKDTPRIIPMCHTIPIGAITIDFVEDAGFIEATVRVKSMGKTGVEMEALTGVSVALLTIWDMVKSAEKDNNGQYPVTRIAEIRVLEKRKGGK; encoded by the coding sequence CTGGTTGAATTCACCCATATCAAAAGAGACCATGCACAGATGGTGGACGTGACGGAAAAGGATGATGTCGTACGCGAGGCGGTGGCATCAGGCAGGATCTACCTGCGGGATGAAACGCTTCGTGCAATCCATGAAGGAAAAGTCGTGAAAGGCAACGTGCTTGCCACTGCCCGTGTTGCGGCGACGATTGCGATCAAGGATACCCCCCGCATCATCCCCATGTGCCATACGATTCCCATCGGCGCCATCACGATTGATTTTGTTGAGGATGCCGGGTTCATTGAGGCGACAGTGCGGGTGAAGTCAATGGGAAAGACTGGGGTCGAGATGGAAGCGCTCACCGGGGTGTCTGTGGCATTGCTCACCATCTGGGACATGGTAAAATCGGCAGAGAAGGATAACAATGGGCAGTACCCTGTCACACGCATCGCAGAGATCCGCGTCCTTGAAAAACGCAAGGGCGGGAAGTAA
- a CDS encoding 50S ribosomal protein L37ae translates to MAASNQTAKGKVTGSSGRFGCRYGRFTRKRVADVEKVSRAYHRCPQCDMVSVHRHGTGIWECRKCGYKFAGGAYQPMTPMLRIAMRTFDRTLEKDTSRA, encoded by the coding sequence ATGGCAGCTTCAAATCAGACAGCAAAGGGAAAGGTGACGGGGAGTTCCGGACGGTTCGGGTGCAGGTATGGCAGGTTTACCCGAAAGCGTGTCGCTGATGTCGAGAAGGTTTCACGCGCATACCACCGCTGCCCGCAATGCGACATGGTTTCCGTGCACCGCCACGGCACTGGCATCTGGGAATGCCGGAAGTGCGGGTACAAGTTCGCCGGCGGCGCATACCAGCCCATGACCCCCATGCTGCGCATCGCGATGCGCACGTTCGACCGTACACTTGAGAAGGATACCAGCAGGGCCTAA
- a CDS encoding 50S ribosomal protein L15e has translation MVKSMYAYVREAWKRPDKSDVDALLWDRMQVWRREGSVVRVEHPTRIDRARALGYRAKQGIAVARVKVRRGGRRRSRYVRARRTARMGKNRLTPAKSLQRIAEERASRRFPNMEVLNSYWVGQDGKLKYYEVILVDGHHPAIKSDRKLAWIGEATQSGRAERGKTSAGRRGRGMGTRGSGTEKTRPSIRSHANQGK, from the coding sequence ATGGTAAAATCAATGTATGCCTATGTCAGGGAGGCATGGAAGAGGCCTGACAAAAGCGATGTGGATGCACTCCTCTGGGACCGGATGCAGGTCTGGCGTCGTGAGGGAAGCGTAGTCCGTGTCGAACACCCGACCCGGATCGACCGTGCTAGGGCACTCGGGTACCGCGCGAAACAGGGTATCGCCGTTGCGCGCGTGAAAGTCCGCAGGGGCGGTCGCCGGCGCTCGCGGTATGTCCGCGCCCGCCGTACCGCCCGTATGGGCAAGAACCGGCTTACGCCTGCAAAGAGCCTTCAGCGCATTGCAGAGGAACGCGCATCCCGCAGGTTCCCGAACATGGAGGTGCTCAACTCCTACTGGGTCGGGCAGGACGGTAAGCTCAAATATTACGAGGTTATCCTTGTTGACGGGCACCACCCGGCGATAAAAAGCGACCGGAAGCTTGCATGGATCGGGGAAGCAACCCAAAGCGGGCGTGCCGAGCGCGGCAAGACTTCGGCGGGGCGCAGGGGACGCGGGATGGGCACCCGTGGTTCCGGGACGGAAAAGACCCGCCCCTCCATCCGCTCCCATGCAAACCAGGGCAAATAA
- a CDS encoding NAD(P)H-hydrate dehydratase — protein sequence MNCTGMWRDGIEAFLEKGIISPARMRAVDKNAAALGVSSLQLMESAGRALAGCALDKNPARVLILSGKGNNGGDGMVAARYLQHGVETDVCYVDTRGRSPSCEHQLKALAHCSTRLHPVMCRDDVQNLHALFEQADVIIDALLGTGASGTLQEPLAASVEHANASHATIIAADVPTPGMRADVICAFHRAKVDGSLVMDIGIPVEAECCVGPGDLLLLPVRQKDARKGDGGEVLVIGGGPYQGAPYLAGLGALRAGADIVRIASPVFEPVPDLIYEPMGAKKIGREHIEQLIALVKNADVVVCGNGLGSESHDVVCAVAPHCKKAVFDADALRLPLPVAQQETVYTPHAGEFARITGKSLPGDPVARAQAALDAQIPGTLLLKGLVDVITDGTRTRFNLTGCPAMTVGGTGDVLAGVAAALLCHIPAFDAACIAAYVNGRAGKVVETERGNGMLASDIVDRIPAELFLEREDSG from the coding sequence ATGAATTGTACTGGCATGTGGCGGGACGGTATCGAAGCATTCCTTGAGAAGGGAATCATCTCTCCGGCAAGGATGCGGGCAGTGGACAAAAATGCGGCCGCGCTCGGAGTGAGTTCACTCCAACTCATGGAGAGCGCAGGCAGGGCGCTTGCCGGGTGTGCGCTGGACAAGAATCCCGCCCGGGTTCTCATCCTCAGCGGTAAGGGTAACAATGGCGGGGACGGAATGGTGGCGGCACGCTACCTCCAGCACGGTGTGGAAACGGATGTCTGCTATGTAGACACCCGGGGGCGCTCCCCATCCTGCGAACACCAGCTCAAGGCGCTTGCCCATTGCAGCACCCGGCTCCATCCTGTCATGTGCAGGGATGATGTGCAAAACCTGCATGCCCTGTTTGAACAGGCGGACGTGATCATCGACGCCCTGCTTGGCACTGGCGCATCCGGCACACTTCAGGAACCACTCGCCGCAAGTGTTGAACACGCGAATGCATCACACGCAACGATCATTGCCGCAGATGTCCCGACACCGGGGATGCGGGCCGATGTGATCTGTGCGTTCCACCGTGCAAAGGTGGATGGGTCTCTGGTCATGGATATCGGCATCCCGGTGGAAGCGGAATGCTGTGTCGGGCCCGGCGATCTCCTTCTCCTGCCGGTGCGGCAAAAGGATGCCCGTAAAGGGGATGGCGGGGAAGTGCTCGTGATCGGCGGCGGCCCATACCAGGGCGCCCCCTATCTTGCGGGACTGGGTGCGTTGCGGGCGGGAGCCGACATTGTCCGGATCGCATCGCCGGTCTTCGAGCCGGTTCCTGACCTGATCTACGAACCGATGGGCGCCAAAAAGATTGGCAGGGAACATATCGAACAGCTCATTGCGCTTGTGAAGAACGCAGATGTTGTTGTCTGCGGTAACGGGCTTGGTTCCGAAAGCCACGACGTTGTCTGTGCCGTCGCTCCCCACTGCAAAAAAGCGGTCTTTGATGCCGATGCCCTGCGGCTCCCGCTGCCTGTGGCACAGCAGGAAACGGTCTATACTCCCCATGCTGGGGAATTTGCCCGGATCACCGGAAAATCCCTTCCCGGCGATCCGGTAGCACGGGCACAGGCCGCACTGGACGCACAGATTCCGGGGACGCTCCTGTTAAAAGGGCTGGTCGATGTGATCACGGACGGCACGCGGACACGGTTCAACCTCACCGGCTGTCCTGCAATGACTGTCGGTGGCACCGGTGATGTCCTTGCCGGTGTGGCAGCCGCCCTGCTCTGCCACATTCCTGCATTCGACGCAGCATGCATCGCTGCCTATGTAAACGGGAGGGCAGGCAAGGTCGTGGAAACGGAGCGGGGAAACGGGATGCTTGCCTCTGATATCGTAGACAGGATCCCTGCCGAACTGTTTTTGGAGCGTGAAGATTCTGGTTGA
- a CDS encoding prefoldin subunit beta, whose amino-acid sequence MNNISPKVQNQVAMLQQVQQQLQTILSQKAQYEMAAREAKRAQEEIKDLPEDSAMYMSVGSVMMQKKKDVVNSKLSEKVEMLELRIKSLEKQEKMLQGKFEQLQAQIKAALEGKGAPTAA is encoded by the coding sequence ATGAACAATATCTCACCCAAAGTCCAGAACCAGGTTGCGATGCTCCAGCAGGTGCAGCAGCAACTCCAGACGATCCTGTCCCAGAAGGCGCAGTATGAGATGGCAGCTCGCGAGGCAAAGCGGGCGCAGGAAGAGATCAAAGACCTGCCCGAAGATTCCGCGATGTACATGAGCGTGGGGTCTGTAATGATGCAGAAGAAAAAAGATGTCGTGAACTCAAAGCTTTCTGAAAAGGTGGAGATGCTCGAACTGCGTATCAAGTCATTAGAGAAACAGGAGAAGATGCTGCAGGGTAAATTTGAGCAGCTGCAGGCGCAGATCAAAGCTGCGCTCGAAGGAAAAGGCGCACCGACAGCAGCGTAA
- the psmA gene encoding archaeal proteasome endopeptidase complex subunit alpha: MQPQYQMGYDRAITVFSPDGRLYQVEYAREAVKRGTTAVGIKAKDGVVLIVDKRVSSKLLEPSSIEKIFKIDEHIGVASSGLVGDARALVDRARVECQINRVSYDEQIGVETLAKKLCDHMQTLTQYGGIRPYGTALLIAGVSDGECRLFETDPSGTLLEYRATGIGIGRPAAMKVFEEEYTPEMEVKDVILLGLKALHSATEGKFDVDTVEIGVISKDNAVFRKMTKEEVAGFVGQFKQ; encoded by the coding sequence ATGCAACCACAATACCAGATGGGATATGATCGGGCGATCACGGTTTTTTCACCCGATGGCAGGCTGTACCAGGTGGAATACGCGCGGGAAGCGGTAAAGCGGGGGACGACCGCAGTCGGGATCAAGGCAAAGGACGGTGTCGTCCTGATCGTGGACAAGCGCGTAAGCAGCAAGCTGCTCGAACCCTCGTCGATAGAGAAAATTTTCAAGATTGATGAGCACATCGGCGTCGCCTCGTCCGGACTTGTCGGGGACGCCCGTGCACTGGTCGATCGGGCCCGTGTCGAGTGCCAGATAAACCGGGTCTCTTACGACGAACAGATCGGGGTCGAGACGCTCGCAAAGAAGCTCTGCGACCACATGCAGACCCTCACCCAGTACGGCGGCATCCGCCCGTACGGGACTGCGCTCCTGATCGCGGGCGTGAGTGACGGCGAGTGCCGGCTTTTCGAGACCGACCCCTCCGGCACCCTGCTCGAATACCGGGCGACCGGCATAGGGATCGGGCGGCCTGCGGCAATGAAGGTCTTTGAAGAAGAGTATACTCCGGAAATGGAAGTAAAAGATGTCATCCTCCTTGGCTTAAAGGCACTGCACTCCGCGACGGAGGGCAAGTTCGATGTCGACACGGTCGAGATCGGGGTTATTTCAAAGGATAATGCGGTGTTCCGCAAGATGACCAAGGAAGAAGTCGCAGGGTTTGTCGGGCAGTTCAAACAGTGA
- a CDS encoding ribosome assembly factor SBDS — translation MIPLEKSVVARLESYGERFELLVDPDQAAKVRQGEKIDIEEVVAALNVFSNASRGTRASDESLTKVFHTTDFPAVAHRIIEKGEIHLTAEQRRHMIDEKRRRVITFIARNAVNPQTGHPHPPQRIEMAMEEARVNIDPFKHLDEMVKETVKALRPILPIRFEELRLAIKIPADFAAKAYGDIAAASTMEKDEWQKDGSWICVVRIPAGIQTEFYDLINKITKGEGVVKILNQVY, via the coding sequence ATGATCCCGCTGGAAAAATCAGTGGTAGCAAGGCTGGAAAGTTACGGGGAGCGCTTCGAGCTCCTCGTTGACCCGGACCAGGCTGCAAAAGTGCGGCAGGGCGAAAAGATCGATATCGAGGAGGTTGTTGCCGCCCTCAATGTCTTTTCCAACGCATCGCGGGGCACCAGGGCGTCCGATGAGTCGCTCACCAAGGTCTTCCATACCACTGATTTTCCCGCGGTCGCCCACCGGATCATCGAGAAGGGCGAGATCCACCTTACCGCCGAACAGCGCCGGCACATGATCGATGAGAAACGCCGCCGGGTCATTACGTTCATTGCCCGCAACGCGGTTAACCCCCAGACAGGGCATCCACATCCGCCCCAGCGCATCGAGATGGCGATGGAGGAGGCACGGGTGAACATCGATCCCTTCAAGCACCTCGATGAGATGGTCAAGGAAACGGTCAAGGCGCTGCGCCCCATCCTCCCGATACGGTTTGAGGAACTCCGGCTTGCGATCAAAATACCGGCTGATTTTGCTGCAAAAGCGTACGGCGATATTGCTGCTGCGTCCACCATGGAAAAAGACGAGTGGCAGAAGGATGGTTCATGGATCTGTGTCGTCAGGATCCCCGCCGGCATCCAGACCGAGTTTTACGACCTGATCAACAAGATCACCAAGGGCGAAGGGGTCGTCAAGATCCTCAATCAAGTATATTAA